In a single window of the Pseudogemmatithrix spongiicola genome:
- a CDS encoding IS481 family transposase — MNIHKNARLTVAGRLAVATAVLGGQDPAAVARGAACSVRTVWKWVARFRTGGAAALADRSSRPHRLTQLPRPQRRAILRGRTRRRWSSTRIAQETGIPLSTVIHFLRRHGLQRLPRLEPPRAVRRYEMRAPGELLHVDTKKLGRIGRVGHRIHGDRRTRVRGIGWEAVHVAVDAYSRVAYAEVLPDERAATTAAFLARAIAWYAALGVRVRAVLTDNGSCYRSHAVRTLLRCDGITHKRTMPYTPRTNGKVERLIQTLLREWAYARPYPSSRVRTEWLARYLRTYNEARGHSALNYLPPMLHLAAAL; from the coding sequence GTGAACATCCACAAGAATGCACGTCTGACCGTCGCGGGGCGACTCGCCGTCGCGACCGCCGTTCTGGGCGGGCAGGATCCCGCCGCCGTCGCCCGGGGCGCGGCCTGTTCCGTCCGCACCGTCTGGAAGTGGGTCGCCCGCTTCCGCACCGGCGGCGCGGCGGCGCTCGCGGACCGCTCGTCGCGCCCGCATCGCCTCACCCAGCTCCCGCGGCCGCAGCGCCGCGCGATCCTTCGGGGCCGCACCCGGCGGCGCTGGAGCTCGACGCGCATCGCCCAGGAGACGGGCATCCCGCTCTCAACGGTGATCCACTTCCTGCGCCGCCACGGCCTGCAGCGGCTCCCTCGGCTCGAGCCGCCGCGCGCGGTGCGCCGCTACGAGATGCGGGCACCGGGCGAGCTGCTGCACGTCGACACGAAGAAGCTCGGGCGCATCGGCCGCGTGGGGCACCGCATCCACGGCGACCGCCGGACCCGCGTGCGCGGGATCGGCTGGGAGGCGGTGCACGTCGCGGTGGACGCCTACTCGCGCGTGGCCTACGCCGAGGTCCTGCCCGATGAGCGCGCGGCGACCACGGCGGCCTTCCTCGCACGGGCGATCGCGTGGTACGCGGCGCTCGGCGTGCGGGTGCGCGCCGTGCTCACCGACAACGGGAGCTGCTATCGCAGCCACGCGGTGCGCACGCTCCTCCGCTGCGACGGCATCACGCACAAGCGCACCATGCCCTACACGCCGCGCACGAACGGCAAGGTCGAGCGGCTGATCCAGACGCTCCTGCGGGAATGGGCGTACGCGCGCCCCTACCCCTCCTCGCGGGTGCGCACGGAGTGGCTCGCGCGCTACCTGCGGACGTACAATGAGGCGCGCGGACACTCAGCCCTCAACTACCTCCCCCCCATGCTGCATCTCGCTGCGGCCCTGTGA
- a CDS encoding type I restriction-modification system subunit M, producing the protein MADTNLSALLWSVADLLRGDYKQSEYGKVILPFTVLRRLDCVLEPSKAAVLKEYAKRKAAGLDPDAFCKKVAGLDFYNASPLDLKKLVGDQDNIGPNLVAYIQGFSPAVRDIFEQFEFHTQVDRLAKSKILYLVTEKFASAPLHPDQVSNADMGLVFEELIRRFAELSNETAGEHFTPREVIRLMVNLIFTEDGDVLAKPGVVRQLYDPTAGTGGMLSVAEEYLKVMNPKARLVMHGQELNPESYAICKADMLIKGQDIGNIILGNTLSEDGHRGQRFDYMLSNPPFGVEWKKVEKEVRREHEQQGFDGRFGPGLPRVSDGSMLFLLHLLSKMRPAKDGGSRFAIVLNGSPLFTGGAGSGESEIRRYVLENDLLEAIVGLPTDMFYNTGIATYIWVVSNRKPAERKGKVQLIDASAMWQKMRKSLGSKRREMSEAQIDDVAKIFGNAEEVTRDGVPISRIFRNEEFGYRTITVERPQRDEAGNVVLGAKGKLKGKLVANADLRDTENVPLTEEVEAYFAREVKPHAPDAWIDEEKTKVGYEIPFNRHFYVFKPPRSLEEIDAELKEVSGRIVAMLGALHQ; encoded by the coding sequence TTGGCAGACACGAATCTCTCCGCCTTGCTCTGGTCCGTCGCGGATCTCCTCCGCGGCGACTACAAGCAGTCCGAATACGGTAAAGTCATCCTCCCCTTCACCGTCCTCCGCCGCCTCGACTGCGTGCTGGAGCCGTCGAAGGCGGCAGTGCTGAAAGAGTACGCCAAGCGCAAGGCCGCCGGCCTCGACCCCGACGCCTTCTGCAAGAAGGTCGCGGGCCTCGATTTCTATAACGCGTCTCCGCTGGACCTCAAGAAGCTCGTCGGCGACCAAGACAACATTGGCCCAAACCTAGTCGCGTACATCCAAGGCTTCTCCCCCGCCGTACGCGACATCTTCGAACAGTTCGAGTTCCACACGCAAGTCGACCGGCTCGCCAAGTCCAAGATCCTGTACTTGGTGACTGAGAAGTTCGCCTCAGCTCCGTTGCATCCGGACCAGGTGAGTAACGCCGACATGGGCCTCGTCTTCGAGGAACTCATCCGGCGCTTCGCCGAGCTCTCCAACGAGACGGCCGGTGAGCACTTCACGCCGCGCGAGGTGATCCGGCTGATGGTGAACCTCATCTTCACCGAGGACGGCGACGTCCTCGCGAAGCCTGGTGTGGTGCGCCAGCTGTACGACCCGACAGCCGGGACGGGCGGGATGCTCAGCGTTGCCGAGGAGTACCTGAAGGTGATGAACCCGAAGGCCCGGCTCGTGATGCACGGACAGGAGCTCAACCCCGAGTCCTACGCCATCTGCAAGGCGGACATGCTTATCAAGGGGCAGGACATCGGGAACATCATCCTCGGCAACACGCTCTCCGAGGACGGGCACCGCGGCCAGCGCTTCGACTATATGCTCTCCAACCCGCCCTTCGGCGTGGAGTGGAAAAAGGTCGAGAAGGAGGTGCGCCGCGAGCACGAGCAGCAGGGCTTCGACGGGCGCTTCGGGCCGGGGCTGCCGCGCGTGAGCGATGGGTCGATGCTCTTCCTCCTGCACCTGCTCTCGAAGATGCGGCCGGCGAAGGACGGCGGCAGCCGCTTCGCGATCGTCCTCAACGGCTCTCCGCTCTTCACGGGCGGCGCGGGATCGGGCGAGAGCGAGATCCGGCGCTACGTGCTCGAGAACGACCTGCTCGAGGCCATAGTCGGACTGCCCACGGATATGTTCTACAACACCGGAATCGCCACCTACATTTGGGTGGTGAGCAACCGCAAACCCGCGGAGCGAAAGGGGAAGGTCCAGCTCATCGATGCCAGCGCGATGTGGCAGAAGATGCGCAAGTCGCTGGGCTCGAAGCGCCGCGAGATGTCGGAAGCGCAGATCGATGATGTCGCGAAGATCTTCGGCAACGCCGAGGAGGTGACGCGCGATGGCGTGCCGATCAGCCGCATCTTCCGGAACGAGGAGTTCGGGTACCGCACCATCACCGTCGAGCGGCCGCAGCGGGACGAAGCCGGGAACGTCGTGCTTGGCGCCAAGGGAAAGCTCAAGGGGAAGCTGGTCGCGAACGCCGACCTACGCGACACCGAGAACGTGCCGCTCACCGAAGAGGTGGAGGCGTACTTCGCGCGCGAGGTGAAGCCGCACGCGCCGGATGCGTGGATCGATGAGGAGAAGACCAAGGTCGGGTACGAGATCCCGTTCAACCGGCACTTCTATGTGTTCAAGCCGCCGCGGTCGTTGGAGGAGATTGACGCGGAGCTTAAGGAAGTCTCGGGGCGTATTGTGGCGATGCTGGGGGCGCTGCACCAATGA
- a CDS encoding restriction endonuclease, whose protein sequence is MAIPTYEQMLRPILAMARERDISRRTIVEPVADYFSLTEAERALTIPSGARTVGNRSGWAMTFLTKAGLIEKVARGQYRITPDGRRYLDEYPDEILVKDLRRQPGWKSAWGRDSSDDESGEDTRILDENSAIAPNELVEQGAAALRKELSQRLLNEVLSQTPAFFEQLVLDVLLAMGYGGTRENASAHLGRSGDEGIDGVVNQDALGLDQIMVQAKRYAPDRPVGRQAVQAFIGSLAGQGVTKGVFITTSYFNENAAEFVLRGSNTKVVLVDGQRLIDLMMQHHIGVRIKQTIELLELDQNYFDEE, encoded by the coding sequence GTGGCCATTCCGACCTACGAACAGATGCTCCGCCCGATCCTCGCGATGGCACGCGAACGCGACATCTCGCGCCGCACTATCGTCGAGCCAGTCGCCGACTACTTCAGCCTCACGGAGGCCGAGCGCGCACTCACGATTCCCAGCGGCGCAAGGACCGTCGGGAACCGCAGCGGTTGGGCCATGACATTCCTCACCAAGGCGGGGCTGATCGAGAAGGTCGCCCGCGGCCAGTATCGCATCACGCCAGATGGACGCCGCTACCTCGACGAGTATCCGGATGAGATTCTCGTCAAGGACCTTCGGAGGCAGCCCGGCTGGAAGTCTGCGTGGGGCCGTGATTCGAGCGACGATGAGAGTGGCGAGGACACGCGGATTCTTGACGAGAACTCCGCCATCGCACCCAACGAACTTGTCGAGCAAGGCGCCGCGGCGCTCCGCAAGGAGCTTTCACAGAGGCTTTTGAACGAGGTGCTGAGCCAGACGCCCGCCTTCTTCGAACAGCTCGTGCTTGATGTGCTGCTCGCGATGGGCTACGGCGGCACGCGTGAGAATGCGTCGGCGCACCTCGGCAGGTCCGGCGACGAAGGCATCGATGGCGTGGTGAACCAAGACGCCCTCGGCCTCGATCAGATCATGGTGCAGGCCAAGCGCTATGCCCCCGATCGACCGGTTGGCCGCCAAGCCGTCCAGGCGTTCATTGGCTCCTTGGCCGGCCAAGGCGTGACCAAAGGCGTGTTCATCACCACCAGCTACTTCAACGAGAACGCCGCCGAGTTCGTGCTGCGCGGCTCAAACACCAAAGTCGTGCTCGTGGATGGCCAGCGCCTGATCGACCTGATGATGCAGCACCACATCGGCGTGCGCATCAAGCAAACCATCGAGCTGCTCGAGCTCGACCAGAACTACTTCGACGAAGAGTAG
- a CDS encoding PIN domain-containing protein, which produces MRKYVLDTNCYIDASRDAQAHQALETFVSWAAPALYVSSVVAAELRAGARSARDRRTVEDRLLGPFARHERVLTPSAAAWDALGRTLASLRESDGLQLAQASRGFAFDVLLAYTCREHGATLVSANVKDMARIRRVFAFETVAPYPRVPT; this is translated from the coding sequence GTGCGGAAGTACGTTCTTGATACGAACTGCTACATCGACGCCAGCCGCGATGCCCAGGCGCATCAGGCGCTGGAGACCTTCGTGTCGTGGGCGGCGCCCGCTCTCTATGTGAGCAGCGTCGTTGCGGCCGAGTTGCGTGCGGGCGCCAGGTCCGCCCGCGACCGCCGTACCGTCGAGGACCGGTTGCTCGGCCCGTTCGCGCGGCATGAGCGCGTGCTCACGCCCAGCGCGGCGGCGTGGGATGCGCTCGGACGGACGCTCGCGTCGCTCCGGGAGAGCGACGGGCTCCAGCTGGCCCAGGCGAGCCGTGGGTTCGCGTTCGATGTGCTTCTCGCTTACACGTGCCGGGAACACGGCGCCACGTTGGTGTCGGCGAATGTGAAGGACATGGCGCGCATCCGGCGCGTGTTTGCGTTTGAGACGGTTGCGCCGTATCCGCGTGTGCCGACGTAG
- the prmC gene encoding peptide chain release factor N(5)-glutamine methyltransferase, which yields MVTLGDVLDDISLLLVRPGIPPARAQARDLIAWVLDKPRFWPSANPDHELTPAEVQAIQEAAEKLKQGMPLQYAVGKAPFRHLTLRVTPDTLIPRPETELLVELVIAAQRGGKGTVVDVGTGSGAIALALAAESAFEHVIATDISEKALEVAKANLQAIPEDRRPRLDFRHGDLLAPLKGQIVEAIVSNPPYISPVELPELPPNVRDWEPHSALFADNNGMAVIERLIGQAGDILQPGGLLAMEVDSRRCDLAVQAVQADARFTDVEPRLDLTGRPRFVVARRKER from the coding sequence ATGGTAACGCTCGGCGACGTCCTCGACGACATCTCCTTATTGCTGGTGCGACCGGGGATCCCCCCCGCCCGCGCCCAAGCCCGCGACCTCATCGCCTGGGTCCTCGACAAGCCCCGCTTCTGGCCCTCCGCCAACCCCGACCACGAGCTCACGCCGGCCGAGGTCCAAGCCATCCAAGAAGCCGCGGAAAAGCTGAAGCAGGGCATGCCCCTGCAGTACGCCGTCGGCAAAGCCCCCTTCCGCCACCTCACGCTCCGCGTCACCCCTGACACCCTGATCCCAAGGCCCGAAACCGAGCTCTTGGTCGAGCTAGTCATCGCCGCCCAGCGAGGCGGCAAAGGCACGGTCGTGGACGTAGGGACAGGATCCGGCGCCATCGCCCTCGCCCTAGCCGCCGAGAGCGCCTTCGAGCACGTCATCGCCACCGACATCTCCGAAAAAGCCCTCGAAGTCGCCAAGGCGAACCTGCAGGCCATCCCCGAAGACCGCCGGCCAAGACTCGACTTCCGCCACGGCGACCTCCTGGCCCCCCTCAAGGGCCAAATCGTCGAAGCTATCGTCTCCAATCCCCCGTATATTTCTCCAGTTGAACTGCCCGAACTGCCCCCCAACGTCCGCGACTGGGAGCCCCACTCGGCCCTCTTCGCCGACAACAACGGGATGGCTGTCATCGAGCGGCTCATCGGCCAGGCGGGAGACATCCTCCAGCCCGGCGGATTACTCGCAATGGAAGTGGACAGCCGACGCTGCGACCTCGCGGTCCAGGCCGTCCAAGCCGACGCCCGATTCACGGACGTCGAACCCAGACTCGACCTGACCGGCCGCCCGCGCTTCGTGGTGGCCCGACGAAAGGAGCGGTAG
- a CDS encoding YlbF family regulator — MLSDKAVELGRLIGQSAEYQAVKRANEALNEDKQLVEALQQMETLRRDAEALIQAGSSPTPKMEEQLEQLLGTVQSNALYQRFIAANENFDKVMQQVNQWMLEGIKKGAASPIITLG; from the coding sequence ATGCTGAGCGACAAGGCAGTGGAACTGGGCCGCCTCATCGGCCAGAGCGCGGAGTACCAGGCCGTCAAGCGCGCCAACGAGGCCCTCAACGAAGACAAGCAGCTCGTCGAAGCGCTCCAGCAGATGGAGACGCTGCGCCGCGACGCGGAAGCCCTCATCCAGGCGGGCTCCTCGCCCACGCCGAAGATGGAGGAGCAGCTCGAGCAGCTCTTGGGCACCGTGCAGTCCAACGCGCTCTACCAGCGCTTCATCGCCGCCAACGAGAACTTCGACAAGGTGATGCAGCAGGTGAACCAGTGGATGCTCGAGGGCATCAAGAAGGGCGCCGCGAGCCCGATCATCACGCTGGGCTGA
- the tmk gene encoding dTMP kinase, translating to MRGQLVVFEGGEGAGKSTQLQRLSARLGAAGVEHAVYREPGGTPVGDRIRDILLHSDMPLAPAAEATLFVASRAQLVHTVVKPALAAGQHILLDRFLLSTYAYQIHGRGLPARELRAANELATAGLVPDLTILLRLPVTEGLERAGKRGAADRFESAAREFHDRVAAAFDQFAEPAWQQAHPECGKIVAVDASGSLDVVEQRVHDAIAAHCPALLTRAGTRA from the coding sequence TTGCGCGGCCAGTTGGTCGTCTTCGAGGGAGGCGAGGGAGCGGGGAAGTCCACCCAGCTCCAGCGCCTCTCGGCGCGTCTTGGCGCCGCCGGCGTCGAGCATGCGGTCTACCGTGAGCCGGGCGGCACGCCCGTCGGCGACCGCATCCGCGACATTCTCCTGCACTCCGACATGCCGCTGGCGCCGGCCGCCGAAGCCACGCTCTTCGTGGCCTCACGGGCGCAGTTGGTGCACACGGTGGTGAAGCCGGCGCTCGCGGCGGGGCAGCACATCCTGCTCGATCGCTTCCTGCTCTCCACCTACGCGTATCAGATCCATGGCCGCGGATTGCCCGCGCGAGAGCTTCGCGCGGCGAACGAGCTCGCAACGGCCGGCCTGGTGCCGGACCTGACCATCCTCCTGCGACTGCCCGTCACGGAAGGATTGGAGCGCGCGGGCAAGCGCGGGGCAGCGGACCGCTTTGAAAGCGCCGCCCGCGAGTTCCACGACCGCGTCGCCGCAGCCTTCGACCAGTTCGCCGAGCCCGCGTGGCAGCAGGCGCATCCGGAGTGCGGCAAGATTGTCGCGGTCGATGCCTCGGGTTCGCTCGACGTGGTAGAACAGCGTGTGCACGACGCGATCGCCGCGCACTGTCCCGCGTTGCTGACGCGCGCCGGGACCCGCGCATGA
- a CDS encoding S41 family peptidase, translating into MNRFRLLPPAALIAIALLSGAWLLGRALDRDERRSEEGARLLDSVMERVRTAYVEPVDDEQLWQNAIAGMLDELGDPNTAYITPDRLERLNLAASNAYRGVGLSVDVIDGWITVIQPRAGSPAERAGLQTGDRLVELDGKSMEGWTVNEARENLRGPLGSTVRLVVERGQGTRITVTLERADIRNRAVTRAVVLDGGVGYVAVTTFSDSTEAELISMVDSLRRVGATSLVLDLRGNPGGLLEQGVGVADLFLSADKQIVTTRGRAASATMTYVDSTAERWAGMPIAVVVNSLTASAAEIVAGALQDHDRALVLGHVSYGKGSAQTVYPLENGAAISLTEARWFTPLGRSIEVAPPDEERLADADTARPVFRTASGRRVYGGGGIVPDIVAGDSAVDPAERRLLAELGADVPRWREALGAVARSLVQERAVRDSLFTTSPAWRSRVLARMRAMGLNVSVTTFNEASAFVDRRLGDEIARQGWGAAYAQRRQVRGDAVVQRAASVLRKARAPQDVFVAE; encoded by the coding sequence ATGAACCGATTCCGCCTGTTGCCCCCGGCCGCCCTGATCGCCATTGCGCTGCTCTCCGGCGCCTGGCTGCTCGGCCGCGCCTTGGACCGCGACGAACGCCGCTCCGAAGAGGGCGCGCGCCTGCTCGACTCGGTGATGGAGCGCGTGCGCACGGCCTACGTCGAACCGGTCGACGACGAGCAGCTCTGGCAGAACGCGATCGCCGGCATGCTCGACGAACTCGGCGACCCCAACACCGCCTACATCACGCCGGACCGCCTGGAGCGCCTCAATCTCGCGGCATCCAACGCGTATCGCGGCGTGGGCCTGAGCGTGGACGTCATCGACGGATGGATCACTGTCATCCAGCCTCGCGCAGGGTCGCCCGCCGAGCGCGCAGGCCTGCAGACGGGCGACCGGCTCGTGGAGCTCGACGGCAAGTCCATGGAAGGCTGGACGGTCAACGAAGCGCGTGAGAACCTCCGCGGCCCGCTGGGCAGCACCGTGCGCCTCGTCGTCGAACGCGGGCAGGGGACTCGCATCACGGTCACGCTGGAGCGCGCCGACATCCGCAACCGCGCGGTAACGCGCGCCGTCGTGCTCGATGGTGGGGTGGGCTATGTGGCGGTCACGACGTTCTCCGATTCCACGGAAGCCGAGTTGATCTCGATGGTCGACTCCCTGCGTCGTGTGGGGGCGACGTCGCTGGTGCTCGACCTGCGCGGGAATCCCGGCGGCCTGCTCGAACAGGGCGTGGGCGTGGCGGATCTCTTCCTCAGCGCCGACAAGCAGATCGTCACGACGCGCGGCCGTGCGGCGTCGGCGACGATGACCTACGTGGACTCCACCGCCGAGCGCTGGGCGGGAATGCCGATCGCCGTCGTGGTCAACTCGTTGACAGCCAGCGCCGCCGAGATCGTCGCCGGTGCGCTGCAGGACCACGATCGTGCGCTGGTCCTTGGCCACGTGAGCTACGGCAAGGGCAGCGCGCAGACGGTGTATCCGCTGGAGAACGGCGCGGCGATCTCGCTCACCGAGGCGCGCTGGTTCACGCCGCTGGGGCGCTCGATCGAAGTCGCACCGCCCGACGAGGAGCGCTTGGCCGACGCCGACACCGCGCGCCCGGTCTTCCGCACGGCCAGCGGGCGCCGCGTCTACGGTGGCGGTGGGATCGTGCCCGACATCGTCGCGGGCGACAGCGCCGTCGATCCAGCCGAACGGCGACTGCTCGCCGAGCTCGGCGCCGATGTGCCGCGCTGGCGCGAGGCGTTGGGCGCGGTGGCCCGCTCCTTGGTGCAGGAGCGCGCCGTGCGCGACTCGCTGTTTACCACGAGTCCGGCGTGGCGCAGTCGCGTGCTGGCGCGCATGCGGGCGATGGGGCTCAACGTGAGCGTCACGACCTTCAACGAGGCGAGCGCCTTCGTGGACCGCCGCTTGGGCGACGAGATCGCGCGGCAGGGCTGGGGCGCCGCCTATGCGCAGCGACGCCAGGTGCGCGGCGATGCCGTGGTGCAGCGCGCGGCGAGTGTGCTGCGCAAGGCGCGTGCGCCGCAGGACGTGTTCGTCGCGGAGTAG
- the aroF gene encoding 3-deoxy-7-phosphoheptulonate synthase produces MLVVMKQGATAAQIDAVCQWIRDKGYTAQPMPGAQRTAVGLVGNDGRVDGSPLEDFPGVAEVIYVSNPYKQVSREWKQETTIVEIAPGVRFGGSEVPIIAGPCSVENEQQIVTAARQVKAAGAVALRGGAFKPRSSPYSFQGMGLEGLKLLKLAKQETGLPIVTEAMDEAGAELVAEYADMIQIGARNMQNYSLLKTAGKLKKPVLLKRGMAATIQDLLLSAEYLLAEGNPNVVLCERGLRSFDTASRNLFDLTAIPVVQQLSHLPIVADPSHGTGRRDKVLPMSRAAIAAGADGILIEVHPQPEKAMSDGAQSQTPAQFAETVVQLKRVAEAIGRRIAG; encoded by the coding sequence ATGCTGGTAGTGATGAAGCAGGGCGCCACGGCGGCGCAGATCGACGCCGTGTGCCAGTGGATCCGAGACAAGGGCTACACCGCACAGCCGATGCCCGGCGCGCAGCGCACGGCCGTCGGCCTCGTCGGCAACGACGGCCGTGTGGATGGCTCGCCGCTCGAGGATTTCCCCGGCGTCGCCGAGGTCATCTACGTCTCGAATCCGTACAAGCAGGTCTCGCGCGAGTGGAAGCAGGAGACCACCATCGTCGAGATCGCGCCCGGCGTGCGCTTCGGCGGCAGCGAGGTGCCGATCATAGCCGGCCCCTGCTCCGTGGAGAACGAGCAGCAAATCGTCACGGCGGCGCGGCAGGTGAAGGCGGCCGGTGCGGTCGCATTGCGCGGCGGTGCGTTCAAGCCGCGGTCGTCGCCGTACTCGTTCCAGGGCATGGGACTCGAAGGCCTCAAGCTGCTCAAGCTCGCCAAGCAGGAAACGGGCCTGCCCATCGTGACCGAAGCGATGGACGAGGCGGGTGCCGAGCTGGTGGCCGAGTACGCTGACATGATCCAGATCGGCGCGCGCAACATGCAGAACTACTCGCTGCTCAAGACGGCGGGCAAGCTGAAGAAGCCCGTGCTCCTGAAGCGCGGCATGGCGGCGACGATCCAGGACCTGCTGCTCAGCGCCGAGTACTTGTTGGCCGAGGGCAATCCGAACGTCGTGCTCTGCGAGCGCGGGCTGCGGTCGTTCGACACCGCCTCGCGCAACCTGTTCGACCTCACGGCGATTCCCGTGGTGCAGCAGCTGTCGCACCTGCCGATCGTCGCGGACCCGTCGCATGGCACGGGGCGGCGCGACAAGGTGTTGCCGATGTCGCGTGCGGCAATCGCCGCCGGCGCGGATGGCATCTTGATCGAAGTGCATCCGCAGCCGGAGAAGGCGATGAGCGACGGTGCGCAGTCGCAGACGCCGGCGCAGTTTGCCGAGACCGTGGTGCAGCTGAAGCGTGTGGCCGAGGCGATCGGGCGGCGGATCGCAGGCTAA